One Equus quagga isolate Etosha38 chromosome 5, UCLA_HA_Equagga_1.0, whole genome shotgun sequence genomic window carries:
- the CZIB gene encoding CXXC motif containing zinc binding protein, with translation MGKIALQLKATLENVTHLQPVGEDFRWYLKMKCGNCGEISDKWQYIRLMDNVALKGGRGSASMVQKCKLCARENSIEILSSTIKSYNAEDNEKFKTIVEFECRGLEPVDFQPQAGFAAEGVESGTVFSDINLQEKDWTDYDEKAQESVGIYEVTHQFVKC, from the exons ATGGGG AAAATCGCGCTGCAGCTCAAAGCCACGCTGGAGAACGTCACCCACCTCCAGCCTGTGGGTGAGGACTTCCGGTGGTACCTGAAG aTGAAATGTGGCAACTGTGGTGAGATTTCAGACAAGTGGCAATACATCCGGCTGATG GACAATGTGGCACTGAAGGGAGGCCGTGGCAGTGCCTCTATGGTCCAGAAGTGCAAGCTGTGCGCAAGGGAAAACTCCATCG AGATACTGAGCAGCACCATCAAATCTTACAAT GCTGAAGACAATGAGAAGTTCAAGACGATAGTGGAATTTGAGTGCCGGGGCCTTGAACCAGTTGATTTCCAGCCCCAG GCCGGGTTTGCTGCTGAGGGTGTGGAATCGGGGACAGTCTTCAGTGACATTAATCTGCAGGAGAAG GACTGGACTGACTATGACGAAAAGGCTCAGGAGTCTGTGGGAATCTACGAGGTCACCCACCAGTTTGTGAAGTGCTGA